A genomic stretch from Pomacea canaliculata isolate SZHN2017 linkage group LG2, ASM307304v1, whole genome shotgun sequence includes:
- the LOC112556118 gene encoding cytochrome b5 domain-containing protein 1-like, with the protein MSVERPKYFTPNEVSVHNTSDDLWVSFLGKVYDLTPLCEKYKGDVLLKPILAAAGKDISHWFNPKTKEIRTHVDPQTGGIIPYCPNGRFIHIPPPYPDSNWTNDFGRPWWKDDSYLVGILSGKTRFIKIINTLTSQEQVIEVCSEEIMTEILDRYLKYNYHAASYTWKYDCRNLDMTKTLEENDIPDEDEQFYELSMNDDSYLQTIHLYFNDDLTEA; encoded by the exons ATGTCAGTGGAACGaccaaaatatttcacaccGAACGAAGTGTCAGTTCACAATACTTCTGATGATCTTTGGGTGTCCTTTCTGGGAAAAGTATACGATCTAACACCACTGTGTGAAAAATACAAAG GTGATGTGCTGCTAAAACCCATTCTTGCAGCAGCTGGAAAAGACATCTCACATTGGTTTAATCCTAAGACCAAGGAG ATTCGAACACACGTTGACCCTCAGACAGGTGGCATCATCCCTTACTGCCCAAATGGCAGATTTATTCATATTCCTCCTCCATATCCCGATTCTAACTGGACAAACGATTTTGGACGTCCATGGTGGAAGGATGATAGTTACCTCGTTGGTATCTTGTCTGGAAAGACGCGGTTCATCAAAATCATCAACACCTTGACTTCACAGGAACAGGTTATAGAG GTTTGTTCTGAGGAGATCATGACAGAGATCTTGGACCGCTACCTCAAATATAATTATCATGCTGCCAGCTACACTTGGAAATATGACTGTCGCAACCTGGATATGACCAAGACACTGGAGGAGAACGATATTCCTGATGAAGATGAACAGTTTTATGAGCTGAGCATGAATGACGATTCCTACCTTCAAACCATCCATCTCTATTTCAATGATGATCTTACAGAAgcttaa
- the LOC112556119 gene encoding N-alpha-acetyltransferase 38, NatC auxiliary subunit-like, with protein MAGETQVSEVQVQPKSSGRQKLETWLNRSMKIKMSDGRTLIGVFLCTDRDGNVILGNCEEYIRGPESEDEEPRVLGLAMVPGHHILSIHVDQPAD; from the exons ATGGCGGGCGAGACGCAG GTCAGTGAGGTACAAGTACAACCTAAAAGCAGTGGTCGACAAAAACTGGAGACTTGGCTCAACAGAAGCATGAAAATCAAGATGAGTGATGGAAGAACCCTTATTg GTGTGTTCCTTTGCACAGATCGTGATGGAAATGTAATTTTAGGAAACTGCGAGGAGTACATCAGGGGGCCTG AAAGTGAAGATGAGGAACCACGTGTGCTAGGCCTAGCAATGGTACCAGGCCATCACATCCTGTCCATCCACGTGGACCAGCCAGCTGactga